The DNA region GGTTTAACTAAATTGCTTTTCGTTATGATTCAAAAGAGGCTGAAAACTGAAGCGGCTCTGCTAATGATGATTGCCATTTTCAGAATCTCTTCTCTTAAAATCAAATACTGATAACGAAAGATTGTGCCACCTAAGTAGTTGCTTGACAGACAGATATTTGGTTTAACTTCAAGGCATGAAATGGGCGATATATCGGACGAACGTTTGGCTATCATCCGATATATAGTTGCATGGGGGCCAGGGGGAACGCAATTTTTTAAATTATAGCGGCATTGAGGCCTTGAGTTATTTAATACCCAGCCTTTTCATTTTTGAATGAAGAGTGGTAGGAGGTAATCCCATTACAGCGGCAGCACCGTTGGCGCCTCTTATTCGGCCATTGCAGTTTTTTAGCACGGTGATGATATAATCCCGTTCATTCTCATCAATCGTTTTCATTCTTGTGCCGGTTTGCATTTCGGCATTTGTTTTATTAGCGGGGTATTTGGGCAGTGAAACCTCCTCTATAATTAAGGTTTTTGACAACAGTATTGTTCTTTCAATAAAATGTTCCAGTTCCCTCACATTTCCCGGCCAGGTATAATCAAGCATTTGCATCATGGCCTCAGGAGATATCCCGTTAATAGGTTTTTTATACTTTTTTGAATAGTATGAGATGAAATGATTGGTGAGTGCTGGTATGTCGTCAATTCTTTCCCGTAAAGAAGGGATAATGATCGGGAATACAAAGAGCCGATAATATAGGTCCAGTCTGAACCGCCCTTCTTCCATCTCTTTTTCAAGGTCGCGGTTTGTGGCGGCTATGATCCTGACATCTATTTTTATTGGTCCTTTGCCGCCAAGCCGTTCAATTTCCTGTTCCTGTAATACGCGAAGTAGCTTAACCTGGAGGTCTATAGGCAGTTCGCCAATCTCGTCGAGGAAGATGGTACCTCCATCAGCCATTTCAAATTTGCCGGTTCTTTTTTCCAACGCGCCTGTAAAGGCACCTTTTTCATGCCCGAAAAGTTCGCTTTCGATGAGGTTAGCGGGCAAAGAAGCACAATTGACAACCACCAGCGGCTTGCCCGACCTTCCTGATAGCGTATGGATGCTTTTAGCTACTCTTTCCTTGCCCGTGCCGCTTTCACCAAGGATAAGTACAGATGTATCCAGCGGTGAAATTGTGTTGATATGATCAAGTACAGTTAGCATAGGGCGGCTTTGCCCTACAATGCCGTCAAAATGATATGGACGTTCTTTAGGCAACACCGGTTGGGCGGGAATAACCGGAGCCCGGTTATTTGCAGTAGTGTGTTGCCGGTCACTTTCAATTACATAATTTAAGGCGTTAAGCAACCGGCTTAACAACGCGATATGTTGCTGGCCATAGGTATTGCCCTTTCGGCTGTAAAACTCATACTGTATCAATGTTGAGTTGTCTTGCCCGACCGGAAAAAACAACGCTGATTCGAAATCATATGTATCGGCAATTATTTTGCTCAGCGGGTTTTGATTACAAAGGTGATCAAGCTCTTCATCGCTAAAATACTTTGCCCTATTTATCGCAGATAATGAGGTGTAAATGTTCTTCAACGTAGCATGGTTGGTACCCGTTATATTCATTAATTCCTGTTCTCCCTGTACCTGGTATTCATCAAAACCTATCCTTAAAAAACCAATGCTGGTCAGGGTTTCGTTATTTGCATTCTTGAGTATAAAATTCAGGTAATCAAATGGTATATATGCCTGCATTTTGTCGGCAACACGTAATAACTTTTGCACCTTGTCGGCATCATAATTACGGATATCCTTTAACTTTTGGTTCAGCTCCATTTCTTGCTGCCTACTGCTTTCGAGGCTGTTTTGATGCCGGTAAAAAGCAACATCAAGTGTGGTAAGCAAATCGTCCTCGCGAAACGGTTTAACTATAAAGCCAAATGGCATTGTCGATTTAGCTTCTTCCAGTAAGGTACCCTGAAAGTTTGCGGTGAGATACACAAAAGCCATATTCCTTTCGGTAAGCTTCCTGGCAAGGTCAATGCCGTTTTGTACTCCTTTAAGATGAATATCAAGCAAAACCAGATCGGGTTTTTGTTCGTCGATAGAAGTTAAGGCCTCATTAACAGATTCTGATATGCCGGTAACTTTATATCCTGCCGATGTTAAAATCAGTTTTAAATGATGGCCAACAAGAGATTCGTCTTCTACTATCAGTATTTTTTTTATGGACATATTATACAAAAATAAGGCTATTTCAAACGCCCGGTTTGCCGGAGGAATTTACTGGGGCATGAAATTTAGTTAAAATAGTTTTTTGGTTATGAAATATCCAATCCAATATATGTGCCGCAGGCGAAATAACCTTATACAATTTCCGCCTATTTTAATAATCTGCCAAATGTATTCTAAAAAACCAGGGTATTTTGAGGGCTTAGGTGAATTTTACAATTGCGGGCCACATGCAAGTGCAGGGGATTCATGATATAAACCGACGAAATAAAATTCAAAAAAAAAGGAAATCGTCGAAATATCGTCGGATGACATGAAGAAAAGTTCCTTTTTTCATTATTAGAGCAGTGGCATAAAATTCGAAGCAGTTGTGATGAAAATCTATATAAACAAATTTGAAATGATCACTGAAAGAATAGTATCCAACACGGAAACTGAAGGGCAGAAACTGAATTTACATTTGGGATTACCTCAGAGTATACTTATTGATTCTGGCGTGAATACAGGTAAAGACCGCCTTGCACGGAAGCCTCTTTTCAACAATCAATATCCCGGCATTATCGGCAATTGCGCCGAAATGCAAAAAGTGTATCGGCTGATGGCTATGGTTGCGCCAAGTAATTCGACAGTTTTACTGCTTGGGGAAACAGGTACCGGAAAGGAAGTTATAGCCAGGGGAATACATCAGTCATCGGGCAGGAAAAACAAGCCGATGGTAACCATAAATTGCGCGGCACTTCCGGCTAACCTTATCGAAAGCGAACTTTTCGGGCACGAAAGAGGATCATTTACAGGGGCGGCAGACCGAAGGATTGGCAAGTTTGAGCTGGCCCATCAGGGTACCATTTTCCTCGACGAGATTGGCGAACTTCCGCCGGAGTTGCAGGTAAAGTTATTACGTGTTATCCAGGAGCGGGAGTTTGAAAGAGTAGGGGGGAAAACAACTATGAAGGTTGATGTTAGGATCATTGCGGCTACAAACCGCGACCTGGAGGCTGAAGTTGATGCAAACCGCTTTAGGGCCGACCTGTATTATCGCCTCAACGTTTTCCCAATAAGTTTACCCTCCTTGCGTGACAGGCAGGAGGATATTGCCGAACTGGCAAATTTCTTCCTGGTTCGTTATTCCAAATTAACCGGCAAAAAAATTAATTTCATATCCAATAAGGTACTGCAGCAGCTTAAAAGTTATTCATGGCCTGGAAATGTGAGGCAGTTAGAACATTTAATTGAACGAAGTATCCTGCTATCAGACGATAGTGTATTAAGGCAGATCTGCTTGCCGAATACTACAGTGAAAAACCTCAACGATCAGGAGATTTTCAGGAATAAAACGCTTATAGATGTTGAACGGAGCCATATTATAGCTGTATTGAAAAAATGCAGTGGTAAAATTGCCGGTGAAGGGGGCGCTGCCGAATGGCTGGATGTACCACCAACTACGCTGCATGCCAAAATGAAAAAGCTTCATATCGTTAAGCAGGATTATTTTCAGCAAAAAGCATAAACATAAGTTTGGGGATTGCCTGCTTCGATCATGAAAAATATCTACTTTTAATGCTAAACTTCTGTTTCGGCTAAACGCCGCGATTATAGTATATTTTCATGATTCGTTCACTGATACGATATTGTTTCATTCCGTTATCATTTTGCTGTATATCACTATCAGCTTATGCCCAGGATTTTAAAACTTTAACAACTGAACTCAACAAAACCAAACAGGATACCAACCGGGCTGTGGCGCTTATAAAATTAGGGAGATATTTTAAAGACAAGCCTGTTTGGGATCCTAAAAACCTTGATACAGCCCGTTCTTATT from Mucilaginibacter sp. SJ includes:
- a CDS encoding sigma-54 interaction domain-containing protein — encoded protein: MITERIVSNTETEGQKLNLHLGLPQSILIDSGVNTGKDRLARKPLFNNQYPGIIGNCAEMQKVYRLMAMVAPSNSTVLLLGETGTGKEVIARGIHQSSGRKNKPMVTINCAALPANLIESELFGHERGSFTGAADRRIGKFELAHQGTIFLDEIGELPPELQVKLLRVIQEREFERVGGKTTMKVDVRIIAATNRDLEAEVDANRFRADLYYRLNVFPISLPSLRDRQEDIAELANFFLVRYSKLTGKKINFISNKVLQQLKSYSWPGNVRQLEHLIERSILLSDDSVLRQICLPNTTVKNLNDQEIFRNKTLIDVERSHIIAVLKKCSGKIAGEGGAAEWLDVPPTTLHAKMKKLHIVKQDYFQQKA
- a CDS encoding sigma 54-interacting transcriptional regulator, translated to MSIKKILIVEDESLVGHHLKLILTSAGYKVTGISESVNEALTSIDEQKPDLVLLDIHLKGVQNGIDLARKLTERNMAFVYLTANFQGTLLEEAKSTMPFGFIVKPFREDDLLTTLDVAFYRHQNSLESSRQQEMELNQKLKDIRNYDADKVQKLLRVADKMQAYIPFDYLNFILKNANNETLTSIGFLRIGFDEYQVQGEQELMNITGTNHATLKNIYTSLSAINRAKYFSDEELDHLCNQNPLSKIIADTYDFESALFFPVGQDNSTLIQYEFYSRKGNTYGQQHIALLSRLLNALNYVIESDRQHTTANNRAPVIPAQPVLPKERPYHFDGIVGQSRPMLTVLDHINTISPLDTSVLILGESGTGKERVAKSIHTLSGRSGKPLVVVNCASLPANLIESELFGHEKGAFTGALEKRTGKFEMADGGTIFLDEIGELPIDLQVKLLRVLQEQEIERLGGKGPIKIDVRIIAATNRDLEKEMEEGRFRLDLYYRLFVFPIIIPSLRERIDDIPALTNHFISYYSKKYKKPINGISPEAMMQMLDYTWPGNVRELEHFIERTILLSKTLIIEEVSLPKYPANKTNAEMQTGTRMKTIDENERDYIITVLKNCNGRIRGANGAAAVMGLPPTTLHSKMKRLGIK